Below is a window of bacterium DNA.
GGCGCTTTCGCTCAACCCGGCCTCGAGCGAGTACTGGATCGGGAAAGCTCTCCTGGAGGCGGCGCGTGGGGACTCGGCCGAGGCCGAGAGGTGTTTCCGCGGCGCGCTGGCTGCCGACCCGCGCAACCCAGCCTGTTTTTTCTACCTGAGCGATTTCCTGCTGGAGCGCGGAAGGCTGGAGGAGGCGGTTGCAGTCTCCCGGGAGGGCCTGGAAATCTACCCGTCTTTCATCGGACAGCGTCTGCGCCGTGTCTGGGGGAAAAGCCAGGACCCGGAGCTCCTGTCCCGGCTGACACCGGAGGGATACAGTCAGGGGCATTTTATCCTGGCGCAGCACTTTTTCAATCAGGGGCTCCAATCCCAATCGCTGGCCGAACTTCGACTGTGCAACGCCGAAACCAAGTGGGGGAACCCGTATTTTTATCTGTCCGGGCGCGACTACCAAGCCCTCGGGATGCCGGACAGCGCCGAGAGCAGCTACCGGGTCGGGATCAAGAAGAGGCCTCCCGAATTGCAATGCTACCGGATGCTGGCCACACTGCTTGCGAGCCAGGGCCGTGACACGGAGGTCGAGGCGCTGTTCAACCAGGGTTTGGGATTGGCGCTGGGCAGCGAGGACGGGCCGCTGCGCTACGAGTATGCGCTTTATCTGAGCCGGAAGAAGGATTACAGCCGGATGAGGCAGGAGATCGAGGCGGCCCTGAGCCGGGACGTTAACAATGTCTCGTACCTGGAGCTTCTGGCGGACTCCTATCTGGGAGAGAAAAGGTATTACGAGGCCTTGAAAGAGTTGCGTCGGGTTGAGGTGCTGAAACCGGACAGAGTAAGTGTTTTGAGAAAGATCGCAAGTATATACGATCAGACCGGGCAGATGGAGAGGGCAAGAGAGTACTGTATAAAAATTATCAATATTGATCCAAATAACAGCTATGCTTTGGGAATAATAGCAATACCGAAGGGTTCAGATGAGAAGAATAAGAGAGGGGAAGGTATTTGAGAGTGTTAAATGAGACAGGAAGTGCTGCTAATGTTTTGGGTAGGCGTGTTGTTGGAAGTGCCACCGTTTTGGGAGGAGCACGGCTTTGTCAGCGTGCTTTTGATATTATCCGTATTTTAACTATTGCAAGGTGGCTGGGTCCAAAGGAAATGGGGGTCTTCGCGATAGCAACACTTGCGATAACCACTCTTGAACAAATATCAGAAACTGGCTTGCGTCAGGCTATGATACAGTATCGAGGTGATATTTCAGTTCATATCACACCGGTAAGAACTGTACAGGGAATTCGTGGATTGTTGCTGGGTGGAGCATTCTATCTGGTTGCACCATGGATTTCAACTTTTTTTAATAGTCCGAATTCACTTGAAATACTTCAAGTTATGTCCATTCTTCCAATCATCAGAGGAATGGAACCGCTTTATATTACAATTGCACAAAAAAACCTTTCTTTCAAACCCGTAGTCGTTTTGCAGGTTACTGCTGCGGTAATCAGTCTTATCGTCGGCATCGTCATGGCGTATATCCATCCTGATGCTTGGGCATTGGTCTGGTCTAGCTTGAGTGGAGCAGTAATAACGACGGTTGGAGCCAGTTTATTATCCCGTCGTATGGATTTGAGATATTCTCTTTATTGGAAACCACTGAAGGAGTTACACATTTTTGGATTTTGGGTTTTTGTGAGTTGTATAAGTTCATACGCATTCGTTCGAACAGGTGAATGGTTGATCGGCCGCATGCTTGATGTAAAGGAATTGGCTCTTTATCAGATGGCCTTTCTTATCTGCACGACCGCCACCCAAGAGATGGGTGGAGTAATCTCACAACTGAGTTTCCCAATGTTCAGCCAACTGCAAGAGGATAAGAAGCGTTTGAATTCATCATTCAGGTTTGCATTTGGTTTTGTATCCCTTGTCACATTCGCGATGGCTGGATTGATTTGCAGTTGTTCGAAGGATTTGTTCTCTCTTGTGTTGGGTGAAAAATGGATGCCATCGCTTGTCTTTGTTCCGTGGCTAACCGTATGGGGCCTATGTGCAATGTTCTCAGGAACATTAAACGGTTTATTCTATGCATTGAATCGACCAAAACTTTGGACAAAGACTATTGGTCTAATGACCATATTGCTTTTTGTAGGTATTTATCCAATGGTTAGTTGGAAAGGAGCCAAAGGTGTAGCTATCCTAATGGCTGCTATTGGTATATTGGCGCAATTGGTCCGCTACCAGATTGTAGCCAGGCTTCTCTCCCTGAGGTTTAAGCAAGTGCTTAGGCATTTGGTTGTTCCTGGCATTGCTTGCATCGGGTCAGTAGGCTTCACAACTTGGAGTCATTCTTTCCTCCAGATTGATAATCAATTAGCCGGTCTCATTTTCTCAATGTTGGTTTTACTTGGAACCTATATTTTGCTGGTCATTATCGGGCGACCGTGGATTGATCCTTCGTTTGGAGAGATAGCAAATATTCTAAAACAGATGTTTAGTCGGTCTAATGTAAAAACAACTATGATTACAACAGAGGAAATCGCATGAACCACTTGTGTGTTGGCTGCGGTCTCTGTGCAATGGTTTGTCCTAAGGGGCGAATACAGATGGTATTTTCACCAAAAGAAGGATATTACCAGCCATCTTTTGGTTTTGAACAATGCAATAAAGCCTGTGGAATGTGCGAGAAAGTGTGCCCCTTTGTGCCAGATAATCCGGATACACTGAATATAACAAACGGATTGTTCTCTTCAGTGATTGATATCAAACATGATGATGTAATGGGATATTATTTAGATACTTTTGCTGGGTATTCTGAAACACACCGCTTAAATAGTGCATCTGGAGGTCTCGTCACTTGGTTGCTTGAAGCTCTTTTGGCTAAAGGAGAAATTGACGGGGCCGTGTGTGTCGGATCTGACTCTAAATCCCCAACGTTGTTTGATTTCAAGGTTTGCCGCACCAGTGACGAGATAAAAGCTTGCTCTGGTTCTTGTTATCAACCAGTAGAGATCAGCCGCGCTCTTAAAAAAATTATGACTCTGGAAGGGCGTTACGCTGTTGTGGCTTTACCATGCATGGCCAGAGCCTTAAGACTGGCAATGCACAATATTCCTGGACTGAAATCACGAATCCGTTTTGTTCTCGGCTTGGTTTGTGGGCAAATGAAGAGCAGGCACTTCATTAATTATTTATGTTTAAAATACGATAAACGAACAGATCTGGCGAGTATATTCTTTCGCTGCAAGAGGTCAGAGTATCCTGCCAGCGATTTCGCTTTCCGGTTAATATGGGATGACGGTCAAAAATTAGAAATTGGATGGTCAAAAGGTATAGCACGTCTATGGAAAGAGCGTTGGTTTACATTGGAAACGTGTGACTATTGTGATGATGTATTTTCTGAATGTGCAGATGCTACTTTTATGGACGCGTGGCTTCCCGAATATATACAGGATTCACGTGGTAACAGCCTACTGATTATCCGTGAAAATAAACTTCTGGATTGTTTAAAGGAAGCGACAAATTCCACATCTCTAAAACTGCTTCATATAGAACACATTAGAGTACGAGAGAGTCAAATAGGATTAATACATCAAAAACGCGTTTTGGCTTATATTATCGCTTCAAAACGGCATGTAAGGTACAAACGGTTACCTGATTTAAGATTGTTAGAAAAGAAGATACGATTTGACTACAAATGGGAAGCCGCTGTAAAGAGCAAGGTAAGATCGTTTACCCAGCATAATATCCAGAGCGATTTGAAGTCTTTCGAGAGGCACATCGCACATATTCAAATGTTTTGGAATTTAATGGAGAGAGCAAAAAGCCGATTATGGCATTTGCTCAACGGTTGAGAGAAGAGTATGTCAACAGAGAAAATCATACTTATTGGTAACGGCCCCTTTCTCAATCGTGGTTGTGAGGCGATAGTTGAAGGCACTCTCAAGATAATAGAAAATAGTTTTAACAATGCTTGTGTCAAGAACTATTACTTTGCGAGAAATACAAATCAAGACGATTATAATAGTGGCTTAAATCTTGCTAATATGACACATAATATAACTCATTGTCCGATTCCGTGGATGCCTGAAGATAAACGCTATTCTTGGACTTGGATATTATCTCAAATCGGAAGAAAAATCGCATTCCATG
It encodes the following:
- a CDS encoding oligosaccharide flippase family protein, which encodes MLNETGSAANVLGRRVVGSATVLGGARLCQRAFDIIRILTIARWLGPKEMGVFAIATLAITTLEQISETGLRQAMIQYRGDISVHITPVRTVQGIRGLLLGGAFYLVAPWISTFFNSPNSLEILQVMSILPIIRGMEPLYITIAQKNLSFKPVVVLQVTAAVISLIVGIVMAYIHPDAWALVWSSLSGAVITTVGASLLSRRMDLRYSLYWKPLKELHIFGFWVFVSCISSYAFVRTGEWLIGRMLDVKELALYQMAFLICTTATQEMGGVISQLSFPMFSQLQEDKKRLNSSFRFAFGFVSLVTFAMAGLICSCSKDLFSLVLGEKWMPSLVFVPWLTVWGLCAMFSGTLNGLFYALNRPKLWTKTIGLMTILLFVGIYPMVSWKGAKGVAILMAAIGILAQLVRYQIVARLLSLRFKQVLRHLVVPGIACIGSVGFTTWSHSFLQIDNQLAGLIFSMLVLLGTYILLVIIGRPWIDPSFGEIANILKQMFSRSNVKTTMITTEEIA
- a CDS encoding Coenzyme F420 hydrogenase/dehydrogenase, beta subunit C-terminal domain, with amino-acid sequence MNHLCVGCGLCAMVCPKGRIQMVFSPKEGYYQPSFGFEQCNKACGMCEKVCPFVPDNPDTLNITNGLFSSVIDIKHDDVMGYYLDTFAGYSETHRLNSASGGLVTWLLEALLAKGEIDGAVCVGSDSKSPTLFDFKVCRTSDEIKACSGSCYQPVEISRALKKIMTLEGRYAVVALPCMARALRLAMHNIPGLKSRIRFVLGLVCGQMKSRHFINYLCLKYDKRTDLASIFFRCKRSEYPASDFAFRLIWDDGQKLEIGWSKGIARLWKERWFTLETCDYCDDVFSECADATFMDAWLPEYIQDSRGNSLLIIRENKLLDCLKEATNSTSLKLLHIEHIRVRESQIGLIHQKRVLAYIIASKRHVRYKRLPDLRLLEKKIRFDYKWEAAVKSKVRSFTQHNIQSDLKSFERHIAHIQMFWNLMERAKSRLWHLLNG